A region of the Scatophagus argus isolate fScaArg1 chromosome 19, fScaArg1.pri, whole genome shotgun sequence genome:
ACAAATTTGACAGCAAAATATTTCTCTGTTAATACCTCACACAAGTTCAAATATTTGATATGCAGCATGCTACACAGTCTCACACAGCCtcttctctgcagctcttccaCATCAAGTcacttcacagtgtgtgtgtgtgtgtgtgtgtgtgtgtgtgtgtgtgtgtgtgtgtgtgtgtgagtctgcacGGGAACTAATTGTTTTTCCACACTGTGTGGCAGATTTTCTGTGATGGAACAAACATCACAGTCTACACTGCTGAGCACTGTTTGTTGTTATCTTGTGCACAATGTTGTTCACACTGTCATTCCAGATGAGACTGTTGTGAATCAAGTCAACACCgttaaagataaaacaaatcagatgaaaacaaagctgCGCTTCTCTTAAACATTCAAAATACTTGATCATTTGTTGAGCAACAAACAGTGCGTGTCACCACAGCCGACTGCGTGATATCAGTGCTGTTGTCTCATCGGAGTCTGTATCTGTTTACAGCCTCATTGGTTCGGTGTGTTTAGTTTCACTTCCAGTTTGTTTCCTGAGAACTTTGTCTCGTTAAACTGCTGACCACGCTCCAACCTCAGCTAAGCACTTTTATTAATGAATAGATTGGTGGaattgttttccccttttactGCATGAAGActtatgtaaatatatatacagtggtGTCATTTCCACCTTTGTCCAGTGATATTTGAGGTGTGCTCTTGGAATTTCTCTTTCATGCTTAGCATTTTTGTCCTCACTGCAAATTCAAAAtatgaggagaaaggagaaataTTTGTCTCTCCTGATCTCATCATTTCCATTTGTACCATGATTCcaaaaaatgtataaatctGAACTATACTAACCCTGAAACCCAACAGACAGAGAGCCTCAGTACATGGATCATAcgctctaccaactgagctacagGGGCGTCCCCGCtactttgttttatatttactcGAACATGGGACAAAGTCAGTAATAATGCTGTACTAACTAGGCATGACATATACCACTATATATCTCAAACTAGCACTGGTCAACCCATACTGGCACTGCTACATATAAAGGCTGTCCACACATCAGTCCTTATGTCAGTGTCACTGGATTCTCTAGTGGATATACGAGCCACATGGCTGCACTTACACATGTTTTTAAGAACAAGTTGTTTTGCCAGGAAGAGCTGAACTCGGTCCATGTTCTCTGGACTCAGAACAGCACGCGATGGTaagttcattttaaacatgtatGGTCAGTGCAGCGACAAATATCAGGCTACAACAAACAAGTTGACGTACAACCTTGTCACCAAACCACTCTGCAACCTTTACCAGCCGAATAAAAACGAAACCccctgtttgtttatttgcttgaaTTTTCCAATATCTTAAATTTGACTTATTTTACATGCACTGACACAGAATTACAGTAGCCCCAATTCACCCAGAATTCATCCCGAATGGAGGATGTCTTGATTTGTGAGGTTACACActcagttcatcacagggctgtGATTATGATAGTTTGGAGGGggacacattattttttttaaaaattaaatatgctCCAAATTACTTATTTCCAAGTGAAATGTTTGCACTACAGACATGACTAACTCCTCACAAATCACCCAAAGCCATCAAAAACATGTACAAGTACCAGTCATTCTGTTTAGACAGATTTTCAATAGACTCAGCAAGAGCACGGTGCTTCAACAGGCTGATTGTATAATCTTTTCTACACATATCAAGCCTCTGATTGGCTCAAGCCATTCTGGCCTGAGAGTCATGAGACCTGAGAGAAATATTAGCTGGAACTGCCAAACTGCAAGTCAGTGATTAAAAGGAAAAGCTCTTTGTCCTTGATTAGAGAGAAATTATGAGTATAAGAGATGGATTTAACTTGGAAAAAACACTGTTGACTAAGGGCTGTAAATGAAGGcgaaagtgaaagagaagagcTGAAGAGTTGATAAAATGGgggatattttaaaaaaaagaaaagaagaaattatgGTTAAAAACTTCCTGTTTCGTTATGTCAAGTAACGGTTGCATTCAGGGAAGAGGCTTGATCTTCTGTCATTTGAAATCATAAAACActatttctgatgttttattcatggtCAGATTTCATAACAACATCACTCTGAATGACATAAACTTAGGACTTTAGTGGTGCCCTGCTGtcatacaaaacacagaaacacatgtgAGTGCATGCATACttgtatccagacacacactttttcctgtgtgtgtgcacatctctTCATTCATGCTGTGAACTAAATAATCCTCCACCTTCTCACCTTTACATTCATTGACTGTGTTCGAAATGTACTCTTTTTATCCACAATTAATGCTTTGGTTTTTCCTTCCACACATGCAGATGATTTACAAATCACTTTACCCAGCTCCAGGTGGTGTCAGTGGCATAGTGCTCAACAGTTTCATCAAATACTTCATCATCCTCTGTTGATATCATGATTCCATAATGTGTTTGATCCCAGCTGCAGGCGTCTGGTCTAAACAGATGTATGAAACTCCAAAGGTCCCGGACCAGTCTACAACTCGTCTCTTCGCTCTGCTAGCATGTCAAGTGTCTGACTGCCGGGTGCAAGTGGACAGCGTCTTACTAAATTTACCTGGGCCCCCTGGTCAGAAACCTGAGACGGTCCTGGAGTGGTCATTGCACACCAGATCCTCTGACTTCTTTGGTATCTGAGGAGGAGGTgcctgctaatactgtttatCATGATGTTGGTCTCACACACATGATTACACACTACTCACACAACAAATTAGCCTACCTTGGCTCAGAGCTGACCTTAATAAAAAATGCATTCCTGACAGTGCAATGTGTAAATTTCACATTACTTAACATAGAGACTGACACCTGTTGTTGCTATTGACCCCATTTTGACCATGGTAGTGTCACCCGTCACTGATATTCAGACCAGAGCAGTGCACCTGTCACATGGGGTGAACTCCAAGTCTCCCTGGTACCCTGTGACTCTTCCAGTGACCACTGTAACTAATATGACCCTGGTGTCACTGATGTTTTTGAACTGGTAACATTTGATATATATTTGACGGACCTTTTAACTGCTTGAGGCCATGACATTCACCTCTAATGCGACGCCTTTTCAATAAAAGTCTACATTGCCCCCCAGTGGTCAAAAACGCTTAATACATGCACACTTGTAATCAACGGACTGGAGTTGCGTTCACTAGCTGCATTAAAGCTCGGACTTGGACTACATTCTAAGTTTATATAGATTTGTTATACTTTATGTGTCTTTTGTTGTAAATGGTAACCAGATATATCGAGAACAAAACTTGAGTATCTGACTTACAAatcctgtgaaaaacaaagcactCTTGCCCCAAAATTGTCCCCACACAGTGATGAATTACAGGCTGAAGAACGATAGTGTCGTGGATTAAGAAAAGTAAAACCGTTGTCACTGTTTTACTTGTGGAGAATAATGATAACAACGACCACCTCCGACTGAAAGTTGAACAATTTAATTATCAATTGTATGGCTACGGTGCTGTTCTATCGTGTGACATTattagttttttaattttctgcagGACTTGAAGGCAGCGTAATACCTCTAGCTGCTTTCACGGTGTCCTCCTGTTGTCGCATATTGATCCAGCTAGCTGATCGTTAGCTTTTGTGTCAGGATGGTGTCTGtggtgtgtaaatgtttgtCCGTTGTTTCTGGCTAAAGGTATCTGGCATTTGGCGGCTTTAATGTTCCGTGCAGCTAATCTAAAAACCATCGGCAAAGCGGGAACCGGCTGGTAGGTGGTCTTTGAAATCAGTGAGACGTAACATATTGTTCACGTCCACTCCACTTTCTTGAATCAGCCGGCTACACAGCTAGCGTTAGAGCTAGCTATGCTAACCGGTTAGCAACAAAGCTAATCTAAACTTCGGAGGGCTTCTTTCTTGTGTATCTTCTGGCGACAGTCGTTAAAATTAACAAAGGTTAAGTCTACGAATCTCGATTTTTAACCGAAGTTAAATATCTTTAGTGACAGTTGGTTGCTCGTTGTAGTTGACCTAGCTTGCTAACAAGAAAGGGTTACGATAGCTCATGAAGCTAACAACAACCAGAACAGCTTGCTAACTAAAGCACAGTAATGTCACTGTCATTTTCAGAGGAGTTTCCAAACGACATCGCAGGCTCTTAAATCATATTTATGAAGATTAATTGAAGTAAGTATTAAGTTATGCAAAGAACTCAGGAGCTCAGGGGATTTTGCATCTAAATTTACTCAACGGAAAGAGAAAATGCGTCAAATGGGAATAATTATTTGTCTAATGCGAGTTTCGTATCCGGTTGACGTTTTAGCGATCTCAACAGCTAAAGTTACGATGGCTAATTCACGCTAAAGCGCTTGGATTTCGGTTTATTATGACAAGGATGATCCCACATTGCCTGTCACTTCTTCCACCAATAATAATTTACAAATCATACCAACAAACACACTTCTTACACACTTTACAGCTTACTGTGCCACTGAGTAGTTGTTTTGCACACACTTGATAGCTCCAATAAAACACAAGTTGCATTGTAATACGCTTTTAAGTGTATAATGAGTAGCATGATGTCccttcttttctgtcctctcaggCACTTTCGCCGGACGATGGACGAGCTGGTCCATGACCTGGTGTCAGCACTGGAGGAGAGCTCCGAGCAAGCTGCGCGTGGTGGCTTTGGTGACGGTGGAGACCATGCACTGGCCGTGGGCTGCCTGCTGAAGAGGCAGGCTCGGAAGCGCAGGGGTAGAAAACGACGTTCAGACAACCCGCACCCCCCTTGGGAGACAGGCCACCTCAGTGAGGGTTCAGAGTCTAGTGTGGAAGAGCACAAGGTGAGGCGGGGTGTGCGGATGGAGGACAGTGATTCAGTGGTTACACAGACCTTGAAACCCTAATCTGGCCTAATCCTTTGGTAACTGTGATATATTGGTTTCTGCACAAAGTCAGAATTGTCCACTAACGAGGGATTGTTTGTGGTTGAATTGGCCTGGTCTTGGCCTATAACAGATAATCTAGTTAGTCTCCTTGATACCATCTTTTTCCAAGTTTCTCAGAGTTAAATTAATTTTACCTCACTCAAATATTGCTTTGGCTTAGTTAACATCTTCAAGTTTGTTCAGGGGTCTAAAGCCAGCATCAGAATCAGTGTCACAGTGTATTTACCACGTTGACATTTGTTGCAGGACTACCGTGCCAGTACAGGGGGTGTCTCTGCAGCCAACAGTCATGCCCGTGACAACAGCGACTCAGATGAACAACTTGGCCCCAAACGGCGCACCCTCCTAACAGCTGACACAGGACGAAGCAAGCGGCCGCTGTGGCCAGATGACTTGGGTGTCCTGGGGTCCGCGGAGGGAACTCGCAGCCTTAGACGGCGACGTAAGGTCAAACGTATGGCTGTGGACCCACCTGTGGAACCAGAACCCCCTTCCTCCACCATGCTAGGCCCCCCACCTGTCCCCAAAGCTCGTGTTGGCAGCAGGCCTCATAGACTTGGTGCAAATGAGGGCAGGGGAGCGGTGGAGCTCTGTGGAGTTGGACTTGTAGGACCAGGGGGAGGGAAGAACAGggtgaagaagaggaaactGGCCACCCATAGGCTGGGAATGGAGGCTGCAGATgaaggggtggtggtggagagtGAGGATCCCATCTCTTCTCCGATGGAAGGATCCAAGGACAAGATGGAGTTGGAGGAGCAGAAGGGTTCAGATGAGGACATGAGTGACAGGTGGTTagtgttttgactttttttttcttcgtgCCCTGTGTTTCCAGAAGCTGCGGCACTTTTTACGCTGTCTCTTCTACTGTATgctgttgtgagtgtgtgtgtgtgtctctgtgtgtgagacacagtcAGCCCACAGGTAAGAACTGTGTTCTGTGCAGGACAGGGTTTTAAATGTCAGCACTTCTTAGAGTCTGAACCATTGAATATCAAAATGGTGAAAtggtatatttttatatgtttgaTTACCTATTTTTAATGAGAGTTCGGGATGGATGTCCTTGTATGGCTGCTTTTGCttagaaaacatttcaaaactttaTCCTCTGTTggtaaagtggaaaaaaaagtttgtagaaaatcatattttctatttatttagaAGATATTAAAAATAAGTATTTAACAGTGTATGCGAGGTAGCTAGTTTTTCTTCTAGTAGATGGTAATTGATTTCATATTGACCATTTTCTTGTAAGAAAAAAATTTctatcatctttctttttcagtgagACCAGCAGTGTTAGTAACAGCAGTGATGGAGGCCTATACACCAACGATGAAGGGAGGCAAGGTACATGCTCGAACATGTATTCACATTATTGGTCAAACTTTATATAAGTGTTCACAGTCAGTACACAATATGTTGGTTTATGAGGGCATTTGAGATCTAATTCcaaagattatttttgtttattcgTTGGCGTGTGTAACATGGACACTGCACATTGATAAACATTGTTCTAAATGTGCTATAGTTAGCCCAGAGattatttttcatctgtagtCCTTGGATAGTTGTTACACAGTCAACCAAAAACAGAAGTGATAATGTTCTTAAGATCACTCATAAGCATGCGTAACAATAATATAGATAATGGAGAATGTAGATGTCAAAAAGAACATCATTCTTTATGCCCTTATACTACATAGTCTAATACAGGTTAAAACATGCAACACAAGAGTCTCAATACAAGACATGCTAAACATGACAATGAGAGATATTAATGTTCATAGAAATAGGGACCAAGAAAGATGACGTTGTCCTGCATTGTTAGACGGCAGAAGCACagtgtattatttttgtatgtctCTGTGTAGGCCTGATAGTAATAGTTCAGCCTTTGCGTaggctgtgtttttattatcacGTGCACACTGCAGATGACTTTCTTTGGGATGAGAATGCAAACCTGTTTTCtgaattttctgcatttttatcCCGTATTGCATGCAGGTGTAGCCATAGTAGAGCTTCCCTTTTCAGTCCCCGAAAAATATGGAATTACATATTGAATACATGTACAGCTCATGAGCCTGGGGCCACGCTTCCTGACTCTGTCCTTTATCTTCCAGGAGATGATGAGCAGAGCGACTGGTTCTATGACGGCGAGCCGGGCTCCGGTTCAGGGCCCGGAGGCGCGTGTGGAATAGCAGGGGTGGTTCCctggtgggagagagagacaggttcAGAGGAGCTGGATCTAGCCGACCCTGTCTTCAACAGCATCCTCACTGGATCCTTCCCACTCATGAGCCCTGGAGCTCAGAGAGGTAAGCTAGAAACCTGACAGACCGTATAACAGCATAATCGTTATCAGAAAAATCAGTTGCACTggcattaaatgttaaatgtaggTAATGCACCTGTTAGCCACAATAttgacatgttgttttttttaggttgaGGGTGTTTGGTCTGCAGTGGTGATATAAGACCATAGATTGCATTGTATAGAGATTATAAATTTACATAGATACATAACATACATAGGACAATGTTTTTGTAGTCTCATTCGTGACCAGTAGGAGGCAAACgtgtcacacagacagaaaccacAGCACCGTTGAGCAGTTTGGCTTCAATGTGCTGCATTGTAAATTTATGGCATAAAGTCACCTGCTTTTGACTGTAGCAAGCTGTAcctcaaaataataaataccagattgaatttcattttcatcttcactgGTCTTCATCCTGTCTGCCTGTAGGCATAATATGGAGCTATGTACGGCTGCCTTGGTGCTTCGatgttgtactttttcttttttttgtgtgttagttgttttctgtgtgattcTTCCCGGATCTCATTCACAAGGGATtcgtttttttttaataccataatatataaaaattatCTTTACTTCCATTATAGTCTTTATGTCCTTCTATGTAGGTACTGAGAACAAGTGTAACTGAAGTCAGattccttgtatgtgtaaaCACATATTTTACCTCCTACCTGTAGTGCCATTTATCCGTTGTTAGGCTGAGAGTTAAatagttttggagatatcagtCATATCTGCCTTGTCTCAGGTATAATGGCTCTAAATGGAACTTCCCTAGTGATGTTCAGAGCATGAAAACCTCCTCAGCAATATCCCTTTCCAGAAATCACATGGTTACGCCACACAGCTTGTTGTGAAaagtttcatgtaggaactattttctttccttatCACTGTGCATTGGCTCATGGACGAGACTACTTAGCTAAGCTACCTAGGATGGCCTGCATTACAGCTCAAACGAGGAGGATGCCATTAATGTTGACATCCTGCTTCACCGCGAGCACAAGCCTCTCGTTCATCAGTAGATGCGCGTTTTCCTTCTGTGCGGTGATATGGTGTAGTTCGGTAGGGAGAAAATAGTTCTTTTTGAATAAGTGGCCCATAATGTCTGAAAAGAGAAATTGCTAttgagtttcttttctttatttttttaaattttgttgctttgagcaccacaagcaaaGTGCTCTATAGTTCCATTATGTTCAGgtgaaggcagacatctctatgTCAACCCACACCAATACAGACTAGGTGGATAAATAGCActggagggaagaggaaaaatcGTATTTTTGATActggggtgaactgttcctttaaaggtcCCCTCCCTGTGTTCTGTCCCATTAAGTTTGGTGGGACACACTGTGACCTTCTTCACTTAAATGCTAAAATTATCAAACTAATCTTATAATCTCAATAATCATGTCCTGAGTTGTATTGCTGACAAACccactttgtgtttgtcagggTTCCAGGCCAGACTGAGTCGTCTCCATGGAAACCAGCCATCTTCTGAGGTGGGGCTGCAGGGCAGCTCTGGCCAAGGCTTCAGTGATAGACTGGGAAGACAAAGCCAGGACTCCCATGAGTGAGttcccttcctttttttttttttaaaaaaaaagttgttaatttctttaaattaaattttgtcTGTTCATCTCCATCATATATTTTCTTATAAATCTGCGTTTTGAGTGCACTTTTAGATGCATCTTACTAACTACTATGACAAGTGCCATACAAATGAAGTAGTTGAAACTGTGGAGTAGCCAACCACGTGCCACAGTTTCCATCTAAAATGAACTCAGATTTAATTGTCTGATACAGTAATTTGGTTTGCAGACTGCAGGGTTGGATGgaacaaaaa
Encoded here:
- the gpatch2 gene encoding G patch domain-containing protein 2 isoform X1, whose amino-acid sequence is MFRAANLKTIGKAGTGWHFRRTMDELVHDLVSALEESSEQAARGGFGDGGDHALAVGCLLKRQARKRRGRKRRSDNPHPPWETGHLSEGSESSVEEHKDYRASTGGVSAANSHARDNSDSDEQLGPKRRTLLTADTGRSKRPLWPDDLGVLGSAEGTRSLRRRRKVKRMAVDPPVEPEPPSSTMLGPPPVPKARVGSRPHRLGANEGRGAVELCGVGLVGPGGGKNRVKKRKLATHRLGMEAADEGVVVESEDPISSPMEGSKDKMELEEQKGSDEDMSDRCETSSVSNSSDGGLYTNDEGRQGDDEQSDWFYDGEPGSGSGPGGACGIAGVVPWWERETGSEELDLADPVFNSILTGSFPLMSPGAQRGFQARLSRLHGNQPSSEVGLQGSSGQGFSDRLGRQSQDSHEPWFSSGSRREHGQLHWDPRSDRGHWRSCSVKTASRQTSGHLGSLCTGDVKRRRKAAPLGSTAPSGLVGENAPPIPDTNMGSRMLQSMGWSPGMGLGPEGRGITEPIRATQRPKGAGLGFN
- the gpatch2 gene encoding G patch domain-containing protein 2 isoform X2 translates to MFRAANLKTIGKAGTGWHFRRTMDELVHDLVSALEESSEQAARGGFGDGGDHALAVGCLLKRQARKRRGRKRRSDNPHPPWETGHLSEGSESSVEEHKDYRASTGGVSAANSHARDNSDSDEQLGPKRRTLLTADTGRSKRPLWPDDLGVLGSAEGTRSLRRRRKVKRMAVDPPVEPEPPSSTMLGPPPVPKARVGSRPHRLGANEGRGAVELCGVGLVGPGGGKNRVKKRKLATHRLGMEAADEGVVVESEDPISSPMEGSKDKMELEEQKGSDEDMSDSETSSVSNSSDGGLYTNDEGRQGDDEQSDWFYDGEPGSGSGPGGACGIAGVVPWWERETGSEELDLADPVFNSILTGSFPLMSPGAQRGFQARLSRLHGNQPSSEVGLQGSSGQGFSDRLGRQSQDSHEPWFSSGSRREHGQLHWDPRSDRGHWRSCSVKTASRQTSGHLGSLCTGDVKRRRKAAPLGSTAPSGLVGENAPPIPDTNMGSRMLQSMGWSPGMGLGPEGRGITEPIRATQRPKGAGLGFN